In Nocardia asteroides, a single genomic region encodes these proteins:
- a CDS encoding DUF692 domain-containing protein — protein sequence MKALLPGRALGIGWRPEICGVVAGLPGLGFCEVIAETVAHGVPDELAALRDRGIPVVPHGVSLSLGGAEPVLPERVAHLARSARELNAPLVSEHVSFVRANGLEAGHLLPVPRTRAALDALTRNIARTTAELPVPLALENITSHFDWPEDEFTESEFLTELVERTGVHLLLDIANVYANARNRARDPRTELHRLPAERIAYCHIAGGHELDGRYHDTHTAAVPAAVLELVGEFATDRDVPLMLERDGNYPPAAELFAELDAIADVTGRTRITGAVGARR from the coding sequence GTGAAAGCCCTGCTGCCGGGGCGGGCACTGGGGATCGGGTGGCGGCCGGAGATCTGCGGCGTGGTCGCCGGGCTGCCGGGGCTCGGGTTCTGCGAGGTGATCGCGGAGACGGTGGCGCACGGGGTGCCGGACGAGCTCGCCGCGCTGCGTGACCGCGGCATTCCGGTGGTGCCGCACGGGGTCTCGCTCTCGCTCGGCGGTGCGGAGCCGGTCCTGCCGGAGCGGGTGGCGCACCTGGCCCGGAGCGCGCGGGAACTGAACGCGCCGCTGGTGAGCGAACACGTGTCGTTCGTTCGAGCGAACGGGCTGGAAGCGGGCCACCTGCTTCCGGTGCCGCGCACAAGGGCGGCACTCGACGCGCTCACGCGGAACATCGCGCGCACCACCGCCGAGCTGCCGGTTCCACTGGCGCTGGAGAACATCACCAGCCACTTCGACTGGCCCGAGGACGAATTCACCGAGTCGGAATTCCTGACCGAACTCGTCGAGCGGACCGGCGTCCACCTGCTGCTCGATATCGCCAACGTGTACGCCAACGCCCGCAACCGCGCCCGCGACCCGCGCACCGAACTGCACCGGCTGCCCGCCGAGCGGATCGCCTACTGCCACATCGCCGGCGGACACGAGCTGGACGGGCGCTACCACGACACGCACACCGCCGCGGTCCCGGCGGCGGTACTCGAGCTGGTCGGCGAGTTCGCCACCGACCGTGACGTCCCGCTCATGCTGGAGCGCGACGGAAATTACCCGCCCGCGGCCGAGTTGTTCGCCGAGCTGGACGCCATCGCCGACGTCACCGGCCGGACGCGGATCACCGGAGCTGTCGGAGCCCGGCGGTGA
- a CDS encoding thiamine pyrophosphate-binding protein has translation MTRWACNSARGGGGTVSDRVADHLVRAVAALGARQLFGVDGANIEDIYDAVFASGGAVRAVVAKHEFSAATMADGYARASAGIGVVAATSGGGAMNLVPGLAESFTSRVPVLALVGQPPRAGEGNGAFQDTSGLAGTIDAEALFTTITGYCARVRGAAELPGHLDGVALALQRGLPAALLLPKDIQQERIALPEWVPPAAVPRHDVGRLAEVRSLLAAARAAGGVVVLAGAQVGMDDAREELARLAGVLGAAVGVAPDAKDVYDQGAPGFRGVAGTMGHPELPAAVAAASVCLLVGSTLPGPARTGLDLDGVPVLSVGHSEPHPRALHAHSSDLRHTLAVLADALEPELCAAAVRAPLTGRASNLVFQTPEPAADRTPGRIGTGEPTAWTVPTAPHDDAPTRLPVPESTGPGLRYRAVVDAITATLPPGSDVFADAGNTGAAVVHHLRVPEDGRFVVALGMGGMGYAFGAAIGACLARGRRTVVIAGDGSFYMHGMEFHTAVQLDLPLTVIVFDNSAHGMCLTREQLYYGDRYSFNRFRPAELGDGMAAMFPGLPAWSVRTTDDLSTALPAAFDTPGPSFVAVTCDPDEIPPFLPFLSANPSRSTP, from the coding sequence ATGACTAGGTGGGCTTGCAATTCGGCCCGCGGAGGAGGTGGAACCGTGTCCGATCGAGTGGCTGATCACCTGGTCCGCGCTGTCGCCGCGCTCGGAGCGCGGCAGCTCTTCGGCGTTGACGGCGCCAATATCGAGGATATCTACGACGCCGTGTTCGCCTCGGGGGGTGCGGTGCGCGCCGTTGTCGCCAAGCACGAGTTCTCCGCCGCCACCATGGCCGACGGGTACGCGCGGGCCTCGGCCGGAATCGGCGTGGTCGCGGCGACTTCCGGTGGCGGGGCGATGAATCTCGTTCCGGGCCTCGCGGAATCGTTCACCTCGCGGGTGCCGGTGCTTGCCCTGGTCGGGCAGCCGCCGCGGGCCGGGGAGGGGAACGGCGCCTTCCAGGACACCAGCGGACTGGCGGGCACCATCGACGCCGAGGCGCTCTTCACGACCATCACCGGGTACTGCGCTCGAGTTCGGGGCGCCGCCGAGCTGCCCGGGCATCTTGATGGCGTCGCACTGGCGTTGCAACGCGGACTGCCTGCGGCGCTGTTGCTGCCCAAGGACATTCAGCAGGAGCGGATCGCGCTTCCGGAGTGGGTGCCGCCTGCCGCTGTTCCCCGGCACGATGTGGGGCGGCTGGCCGAGGTGCGGTCGCTGCTCGCCGCGGCGCGCGCGGCCGGAGGCGTTGTTGTGCTGGCCGGGGCGCAGGTCGGGATGGACGATGCCAGGGAGGAGCTGGCTCGGCTGGCCGGGGTGCTCGGTGCGGCGGTCGGGGTCGCGCCGGATGCCAAGGATGTCTATGACCAGGGTGCGCCTGGTTTTCGCGGGGTCGCGGGGACCATGGGGCATCCGGAGCTGCCCGCCGCTGTCGCGGCGGCGAGCGTGTGTCTGCTGGTCGGCAGCACGCTGCCAGGGCCGGCGCGGACCGGGCTCGATCTCGACGGTGTTCCGGTGCTGTCGGTGGGGCACAGTGAGCCGCATCCGCGTGCGCTGCACGCGCACAGCTCGGACCTGCGGCATACCCTCGCCGTCCTTGCCGACGCGCTGGAGCCCGAGCTGTGCGCCGCGGCCGTTCGTGCGCCGTTGACCGGGAGGGCGTCGAACCTGGTCTTCCAAACGCCCGAACCGGCCGCGGACCGAACCCCCGGCCGCATCGGCACGGGCGAGCCGACGGCCTGGACCGTGCCCACCGCCCCGCACGACGACGCTCCGACCCGCTTGCCGGTCCCGGAATCCACCGGCCCCGGCCTGCGCTACCGCGCGGTGGTCGACGCCATCACCGCCACACTGCCGCCGGGGAGCGACGTCTTCGCCGACGCGGGCAACACCGGCGCCGCCGTCGTCCACCACCTGCGCGTACCCGAGGACGGCCGGTTCGTGGTCGCCCTCGGCATGGGCGGCATGGGCTACGCCTTCGGCGCGGCCATCGGCGCCTGCCTGGCCCGCGGCAGGCGAACAGTCGTGATCGCCGGCGACGGCTCCTTCTACATGCACGGCATGGAGTTCCACACCGCCGTCCAGCTCGACCTACCCCTCACCGTGATCGTCTTCGACAACAGCGCGCACGGCATGTGCCTGACCCGCGAGCAGCTCTACTACGGCGACCGCTACAGCTTCAACCGCTTCCGCCCGGCCGAACTCGGCGACGGCATGGCCGCCATGTTCCCGGGCCTGCCCGCCTGGTCGGTGCGCACGACCGACGACCTGAGCACCGCGCTACCTGCGGCGTTCGATACCCCCGGCCCCTCGTTCGTCGCCGTGACCTGCGATCCCGACGAGATCCCCCCGTTCCTGCCCTTCCTCTCCGCCAACCCCTCCAGGAGTACCCCGTGA
- a CDS encoding 3-oxoacyl-ACP synthase III family protein, with the protein MSTVSLVDVASYLPGDPVGTEYFTQYSRSERQARNVMFRAPAARHHIAPGETAVDMIERATAPLIERHGRDLISNIDVLLTHVQLPDNPVLGSGPEVARRLNARPEHVLDVHNGGCAAFIHMMALAANLLRASGGRTALVAAAQNCAGPVFTQSEIRGMPQAPVPGDGCGVGLLVMDDSAPILDTECRTYPEFAGDMAFSTGSERRYWEPGDGQACVRFSESKVAAVLARGNRLVPEVAFAVCDRIGTKSSEVDTLVTNQPNRLFLRNWHDALELPAERHPDTFDRCGNLFAAGIPVTLDQENRAGRLRNGSTVLLSAFAHAGDFAAAAAVRWGAAR; encoded by the coding sequence ATGAGCACCGTGAGCCTGGTCGACGTCGCCTCCTACCTGCCCGGCGACCCGGTCGGCACCGAGTACTTCACGCAGTACTCGCGGTCGGAGCGGCAGGCGCGCAACGTCATGTTCCGCGCGCCCGCCGCCCGGCACCACATCGCGCCCGGCGAGACCGCGGTCGACATGATCGAGCGCGCCACCGCCCCGCTCATCGAGCGGCACGGCCGCGACCTGATCAGCAATATCGACGTGCTGCTCACCCACGTCCAGTTGCCGGACAACCCGGTGCTCGGCAGCGGCCCCGAGGTCGCCCGCAGGCTGAATGCCCGCCCGGAGCACGTGCTCGACGTGCACAACGGCGGCTGCGCGGCGTTCATCCACATGATGGCGCTGGCCGCGAACCTGCTGCGGGCGAGCGGCGGCCGGACCGCGTTGGTCGCGGCGGCGCAGAACTGCGCGGGGCCGGTCTTCACCCAGTCCGAGATCCGCGGCATGCCGCAGGCGCCGGTGCCCGGCGACGGCTGCGGGGTCGGGCTGCTCGTCATGGACGACAGCGCGCCGATCCTGGACACGGAGTGCCGCACCTACCCGGAGTTCGCGGGTGACATGGCGTTCTCCACCGGCAGCGAGCGCCGCTATTGGGAGCCCGGTGACGGGCAGGCGTGCGTGCGCTTCTCCGAATCCAAGGTGGCCGCGGTGCTCGCCCGCGGCAACCGGCTGGTGCCGGAGGTGGCGTTCGCGGTCTGCGACCGGATCGGCACCAAGAGCAGCGAGGTCGACACCCTGGTCACCAACCAGCCGAACCGCCTCTTCCTGCGCAACTGGCACGACGCGCTGGAGCTCCCCGCCGAGCGGCACCCGGACACCTTCGACCGCTGCGGCAACCTCTTCGCCGCGGGCATCCCGGTGACGCTGGACCAGGAGAACCGGGCTGGCAGGCTGCGCAACGGCTCGACGGTGCTGCTCTCCGCCTTCGCGCACGCGGGCGACTTCGCGGCCGCGGCCGCCGTCCGCTGGGGCGCGGCGCGGTGA
- a CDS encoding EXLDI protein, producing MPNKTIYVADTDLPLFQRAQELVGGNLSGAVTTALRRFIELEEGRLEGFEEIVLRVGHNGARQVRFSGVLLGELNDMDDERALHVRVYRSRKGKFVAHTRYSDWNEYPSDTGSLRDWKSWRRMLGIGELDWGDFRLEIVDDHPELKGKIPDKLYERIVDIAGHPQVEDLDI from the coding sequence ATGCCCAACAAGACGATCTACGTAGCGGACACCGACCTCCCGCTCTTCCAGCGGGCGCAGGAGCTGGTCGGCGGCAACCTCTCCGGTGCCGTCACCACCGCCCTCCGTCGCTTCATCGAACTGGAGGAGGGGCGGCTCGAGGGCTTCGAGGAGATCGTGCTCCGGGTCGGGCACAACGGCGCGCGGCAGGTCCGGTTCTCCGGCGTGCTGCTCGGTGAGCTGAACGACATGGACGACGAGCGGGCGCTGCACGTGCGGGTATACCGCAGCCGCAAGGGCAAATTCGTCGCGCATACCCGCTACAGCGATTGGAACGAATACCCCTCCGACACCGGCTCGCTGCGGGATTGGAAGAGCTGGCGCCGCATGCTCGGCATCGGCGAACTGGACTGGGGTGATTTCCGGCTGGAGATCGTCGACGACCACCCCGAGTTGAAGGGCAAGATCCCGGACAAGCTCTACGAGCGCATCGTGGATATCGCCGGGCATCCCCAGGTGGAGGATCTCGACATCTGA
- a CDS encoding DUF3024 domain-containing protein, with the protein MSARGLPDLDVVRVQRWCASQVPEQLRGEIRVECDIAPRHLTICECRPPWEDDLGPEWTRFPIARLHHTKATGLWTLYWRDRHMKFHRYQPLAPSPHVQDLLDYLDQRADPIFWG; encoded by the coding sequence ATGAGCGCCCGTGGACTACCCGACCTCGACGTGGTTCGAGTGCAGCGATGGTGCGCAAGCCAGGTACCCGAGCAGCTGCGCGGTGAGATCCGCGTCGAGTGCGACATCGCGCCCCGGCATCTGACGATCTGCGAGTGCCGACCGCCCTGGGAAGACGACCTCGGCCCCGAGTGGACCCGATTCCCCATCGCGCGCCTGCACCACACCAAGGCCACCGGGCTCTGGACTTTGTACTGGCGTGACCGGCACATGAAGTTCCACCGGTACCAGCCACTTGCGCCCAGCCCGCACGTCCAGGACCTGCTCGACTACCTCGACCAGCGAGCCGACCCCATCTTCTGGGGCTGA
- a CDS encoding SRPBCC family protein, with the protein MTALSDIPIPVIPGVLRVENSDRDATLPVILDNLRSVYPHDEVFGTFCPVHIVIDAPPREVYEYLAHTQSLAEWTYSLRGFAETEEPGLWQAWDRLAEDTEIYARTVAYPDSMTVDYHCAWDQGEHLWMIYLMRVVDAQVVFDRPGSVVLWTNCHHPFYEKNPFPEKGPKEREGWVGDFWPLFGPGHQLELDNLKAICEYRYANNLPLTPEWMR; encoded by the coding sequence GTGACCGCTCTCAGCGACATCCCCATCCCCGTGATCCCCGGCGTCCTGCGCGTCGAGAACTCGGACCGGGACGCGACGCTACCCGTGATCCTCGATAACTTGCGCTCGGTGTACCCGCACGACGAGGTGTTCGGCACCTTCTGCCCGGTGCACATCGTGATCGACGCCCCGCCGCGCGAGGTGTACGAGTACCTCGCGCACACCCAGTCGCTGGCCGAGTGGACCTACAGCCTGCGCGGCTTCGCCGAGACCGAGGAGCCCGGCCTGTGGCAGGCGTGGGACAGGCTGGCCGAGGACACCGAGATCTACGCCCGCACCGTCGCGTACCCGGATTCCATGACCGTCGACTACCACTGCGCCTGGGACCAGGGCGAACACCTCTGGATGATCTACCTGATGCGGGTCGTCGACGCCCAGGTGGTCTTCGACCGCCCCGGCTCGGTGGTGCTCTGGACCAACTGTCACCACCCCTTCTACGAGAAGAACCCGTTCCCGGAGAAGGGCCCGAAGGAGCGCGAGGGCTGGGTCGGCGACTTCTGGCCGCTCTTCGGCCCCGGCCACCAGCTCGAGCTGGACAACCTCAAGGCCATCTGCGAATACCGCTACGCCAACAACCTCCCGCTGACCCCGGAGTGGATGCGATGA
- a CDS encoding TIGR04222 domain-containing membrane protein, which produces MSVVDTAADTWGISGPDFLLLYIPVAIAAVVAAIWLRRGVTRRDEVKPRLEKPGSELTAPELGMLIDDNRPVLAALALLRAENLIGSDGTPARAITAGDRSRLDPFTVAVYDRIAAGTPVKVAVLAGAVGPDLKLLRAGLVARGYLPSPGYRRELRDAAMPVLIVWLLGLVRFIAGIVNGNGVGFLFALLIILAFVGFMLTRVPRVTALGRAATTQAVIANGYLRPQNAPSYETYGLHTAALGAALFGGAALLTFDAGLASAAEPPASSSGWDSGGGGGDGGSSGSSCGGGGGCGGGGGGCGG; this is translated from the coding sequence ATGAGCGTGGTCGACACGGCGGCGGATACCTGGGGAATCTCAGGGCCGGACTTTCTCCTGCTGTACATCCCGGTCGCGATCGCGGCGGTGGTTGCGGCGATCTGGCTGCGCCGCGGGGTCACCCGGCGGGACGAGGTGAAACCGCGGCTGGAGAAGCCGGGGTCGGAGCTGACCGCGCCGGAGCTCGGCATGCTGATCGACGACAACCGGCCGGTGCTGGCGGCGCTCGCGCTGCTGCGCGCCGAGAACCTGATCGGTTCGGACGGCACGCCCGCCCGGGCCATCACGGCCGGTGATCGGAGCAGGCTGGATCCGTTCACCGTGGCGGTGTACGACCGGATCGCGGCCGGCACGCCGGTCAAGGTCGCGGTGCTGGCCGGGGCGGTGGGGCCGGATCTGAAGCTGCTGCGGGCCGGGCTGGTCGCGCGCGGGTACCTGCCGAGTCCCGGGTATCGGCGGGAGCTGCGGGACGCGGCGATGCCGGTGCTGATCGTCTGGCTGCTCGGGCTGGTGCGGTTCATCGCCGGGATCGTGAACGGGAACGGGGTCGGCTTCCTGTTCGCCCTGCTGATCATCCTCGCGTTCGTCGGATTCATGCTGACACGGGTGCCGCGGGTGACCGCGCTCGGCCGGGCGGCGACCACGCAGGCGGTGATCGCCAACGGGTACCTGCGGCCGCAGAACGCGCCGTCCTACGAGACGTACGGGTTGCACACCGCCGCGCTCGGTGCGGCGCTCTTCGGCGGCGCGGCGCTGCTCACCTTCGATGCCGGGCTGGCCAGCGCGGCGGAGCCGCCCGCGTCGTCGTCGGGCTGGGACAGCGGTGGCGGTGGCGGGGACGGCGGAAGTAGCGGCAGTAGCTGCGGTGGAGGGGGAGGGTGTGGCGGCGGTGGCGGCGGCTGCGGTGGGTGA
- a CDS encoding DUF397 domain-containing protein — MSEPRWFKSSYSADQGNCVEVAYLPDGQLGVRDSKNPGVAALTFSRPSWVAFVAGMSAGEFQA; from the coding sequence GTGAGTGAACCCCGCTGGTTCAAGTCGAGTTACAGCGCTGATCAGGGGAACTGCGTGGAGGTTGCGTACCTGCCCGACGGGCAGTTGGGTGTCCGGGACTCCAAGAATCCGGGTGTCGCGGCTCTGACGTTCTCAAGGCCGTCCTGGGTAGCCTTCGTAGCCGGCATGTCGGCCGGAGAGTTCCAGGCGTAG
- a CDS encoding pyridoxal phosphate-dependent aminotransferase, whose product MHPGDTTPRDGTSSKLRRFDLSLSENPFPPLPAVLEAVHRELAAANRYPEFLPEKLPALIARELRVHPDQVVVGAGATGVAMQVLRAVVEPGRSMVFAAPTFDGYPIMAGMAGVRAVPVPLDARGGQDVRALRRAIDRHTRLLVVCRPHNPTGTVLPLAELDALLARVPARVTVLLDEAYIEFLEQADRPDLHHLIAKYRNLLVLRTFSKAYGLAGLRIGYAVGDIELARRVRTQQLPFGLGAAAGAAVAASYAATEELRARVRRITEERDLLRAALYSMGIEVPESHANFLYLPGPGASNALRRRGIKARCYPDGSARIAVGDPEAGRAVLRAMRIPQ is encoded by the coding sequence ATCCACCCCGGTGACACCACGCCGCGGGACGGCACCTCGAGCAAGCTCCGCCGCTTCGACCTGAGCCTGAGCGAGAACCCGTTCCCGCCGCTGCCCGCGGTGCTCGAGGCGGTGCACCGCGAGCTGGCCGCGGCGAACCGCTATCCGGAGTTCCTGCCGGAGAAGTTGCCCGCGCTGATCGCCAGGGAGTTGCGGGTGCATCCCGACCAGGTGGTGGTCGGGGCCGGGGCGACCGGCGTCGCCATGCAGGTGCTGCGGGCGGTGGTGGAGCCGGGGCGGAGCATGGTGTTCGCCGCGCCCACGTTCGACGGGTACCCGATCATGGCCGGGATGGCGGGGGTGCGGGCGGTGCCGGTGCCCCTGGATGCCCGTGGCGGGCAGGATGTCCGGGCGCTGCGTCGGGCGATCGACCGGCACACCCGGTTGCTCGTGGTGTGCAGGCCGCACAACCCCACCGGGACCGTGCTTCCGCTTGCCGAGTTGGACGCGCTGCTGGCCCGGGTTCCGGCCCGGGTCACGGTGCTGCTCGACGAGGCGTACATCGAGTTCCTGGAACAGGCTGACCGGCCCGACCTGCACCACCTCATCGCCAAGTATCGGAACCTGCTGGTCCTGCGTACCTTTTCGAAGGCGTACGGGCTGGCCGGGCTGCGAATCGGCTACGCCGTCGGGGATATCGAGCTGGCGCGGCGGGTGCGGACTCAGCAGCTTCCGTTCGGGCTCGGGGCCGCTGCCGGGGCCGCCGTCGCCGCTTCGTACGCCGCGACCGAGGAGTTGCGGGCGCGGGTTCGGCGGATCACCGAGGAGCGGGATCTGCTGCGTGCGGCGCTGTACTCGATGGGGATCGAGGTGCCGGAGAGTCACGCCAATTTCCTCTACCTGCCGGGGCCGGGTGCGTCGAACGCACTGCGGCGGCGGGGGATCAAGGCGCGGTGCTACCCGGACGGGAGTGCGCGGATCGCGGTCGGGGATCCGGAGGCGGGGCGGGCGGTGTTGCGCGCCATGCGGATTCCGCAGTGA
- a CDS encoding SdpI family protein: MFVVALLLFAAAAVAVATGLLGLTGRLPRNRFVGVHTEAALTDDTTFRLANRVAAPTSVAAGFLLFAGGLVALAAGGFVALIVAAVVGVVAVLTLGAGANAAERVVAPLVPEPVGGCGSACGACSLRSACEPA, from the coding sequence GTGTTCGTCGTCGCTCTCCTCCTGTTCGCCGCGGCCGCCGTCGCCGTCGCGACCGGCCTGCTCGGGCTGACCGGACGGCTGCCGCGCAACCGCTTCGTGGGCGTGCACACCGAGGCCGCGCTCACCGACGACACCACCTTCCGGCTCGCCAACCGCGTCGCCGCCCCCACCTCCGTCGCCGCCGGCTTCCTGCTCTTCGCCGGCGGTCTCGTCGCGCTCGCCGCGGGCGGGTTCGTCGCGCTGATCGTCGCCGCCGTGGTCGGGGTGGTCGCGGTGCTCACCCTCGGTGCGGGCGCCAACGCCGCCGAGCGGGTCGTCGCGCCGCTGGTCCCCGAGCCGGTCGGCGGATGCGGGAGCGCCTGCGGGGCGTGCTCGCTGCGCTCGGCCTGCGAGCCGGCCTGA
- a CDS encoding IS30 family transposase — protein sequence MVGGVVGRFSGEQQERIWDGWRGGESLGLIAGEVGSTRPRVARLLRASGGIRPVPRRRRAGHLSLVEREEISRGIAAGWSARVIAQRVGRTASTVSREIARNGGREAYRAVVADSAAFERARHPKLSKLATDALLREVVAAKLGQDWSPQQIAWWLRRCHPGGARRWVSHESIYRDLYTPSRKSLDSSMFHRLRNERPCRRPRRKTGSHGRGRIRNMVSIHDRPAEADTRAVAGHWEGDLVFGTRPSAVATLVDRATRYTMVVALPDGYRAEAVAAALIDHLGRLPVSLCRSLTWDRGREMAAHAAVTAALSMPVYFCDPHHPWQRGTNENTNRLLRQYPRKNADLSTLSQHELDAMAAKLNHRPRLVLDWAAPAEVFDTGYLQQRPAAPVARSACDHRTS from the coding sequence ATGGTGGGCGGAGTGGTCGGTCGGTTCAGCGGGGAGCAGCAGGAGCGGATCTGGGACGGCTGGCGTGGCGGGGAGTCACTCGGGCTGATCGCCGGCGAGGTCGGGAGTACTCGCCCGCGGGTCGCACGATTGCTGCGGGCCAGTGGTGGGATCCGCCCGGTGCCTCGCCGCCGCCGGGCCGGACATCTGTCACTCGTCGAGCGGGAGGAGATCTCGCGAGGGATCGCCGCGGGCTGGTCGGCCCGGGTGATCGCGCAACGCGTTGGTAGGACGGCCTCGACGGTGTCACGGGAGATCGCCCGCAACGGCGGCAGAGAGGCCTATCGAGCGGTGGTGGCCGACTCGGCGGCGTTCGAGCGGGCGCGGCACCCGAAGCTGAGCAAGCTCGCCACCGATGCGTTGTTGCGTGAGGTGGTCGCGGCGAAGCTGGGCCAGGACTGGTCGCCGCAGCAGATCGCGTGGTGGCTGCGCCGCTGCCACCCCGGTGGGGCCCGGCGGTGGGTCTCGCATGAGTCGATCTACCGGGACCTGTACACGCCGTCACGGAAGTCACTCGACAGCAGCATGTTTCACCGACTGCGCAACGAGCGCCCGTGTCGGCGGCCGCGCCGCAAGACCGGGTCACACGGGCGTGGCCGGATCAGGAACATGGTCTCGATCCACGACCGCCCTGCCGAGGCCGACACCCGCGCGGTGGCCGGGCACTGGGAGGGAGATCTGGTGTTCGGGACACGGCCCTCGGCGGTGGCGACGCTGGTCGACCGCGCGACCCGCTACACGATGGTCGTGGCACTGCCCGACGGGTACCGGGCCGAGGCGGTCGCGGCAGCGTTGATCGATCACCTGGGTAGGTTGCCAGTGTCGTTGTGCAGGTCTCTGACCTGGGATCGGGGTAGGGAGATGGCGGCTCACGCCGCCGTCACCGCCGCGTTGTCGATGCCGGTGTATTTCTGCGATCCCCACCATCCCTGGCAGCGCGGCACGAACGAGAACACGAACCGGCTGCTGCGTCAGTACCCGCGCAAGAACGCCGATCTATCGACGTTGTCCCAGCACGAGCTCGACGCGATGGCCGCGAAGCTCAACCATCGTCCCCGGCTCGTGCTCGATTGGGCCGCCCCGGCCGAGGTCTTCGACACCGGATACCTGCAGCAGCGGCCGGCGGCACCGGTGGCCCGGTCGGCTTGCGATCATCGGACATCATGA
- a CDS encoding helix-turn-helix domain-containing protein, translated as MGQETQYGLAGVAVGDSGSTLASRRLAAYLRDARQAVKLTIAQAAIEADISTSVLQRLETAEKTRLKARDLDALCRVYEMPDDQIKAMIGLLLKAGEKSWWHAYGDVIPANFDVYIGLEAEAFRMAVYQPSIVPGLLQIPEYALTLIENTFPEWPGDERQRLLALRMERQVRITRRHRPLDLLVILNEAVLRCRVGDDAVMAAQLRHLAEVGKRPNVSVCVLPFAAGIPMGSPIGHYAMLEFEDPASPPAIHLESLTGSMYLEKPGEVAQYVDVTRRLQRHTLGEDASRSLLRKMVKEFEQ; from the coding sequence TTGGGCCAGGAAACCCAGTACGGACTCGCGGGGGTAGCGGTGGGGGACAGTGGGTCGACACTCGCAAGTCGGCGGCTCGCCGCGTATTTGCGCGACGCGCGGCAGGCCGTCAAGTTGACGATCGCGCAAGCGGCGATCGAGGCCGATATCAGCACGTCGGTACTACAGCGGCTCGAAACAGCGGAGAAGACGAGATTGAAGGCGCGCGATCTGGACGCCCTCTGCCGGGTCTACGAGATGCCGGATGACCAGATCAAGGCAATGATCGGCCTACTGCTCAAGGCCGGTGAGAAGAGCTGGTGGCACGCCTATGGCGACGTGATTCCGGCGAATTTCGACGTCTATATCGGCCTGGAGGCCGAAGCTTTTCGGATGGCGGTGTACCAGCCGTCCATCGTGCCGGGACTGCTGCAGATACCCGAGTACGCGCTCACTTTGATCGAGAACACCTTCCCGGAGTGGCCGGGCGACGAGCGGCAGCGGCTGCTCGCGTTGCGCATGGAGCGGCAAGTGCGAATTACCCGGCGGCACCGCCCGCTCGATCTGCTGGTAATCCTGAACGAGGCGGTGCTCCGATGCCGGGTCGGGGACGACGCCGTGATGGCTGCGCAGCTCCGGCACCTCGCGGAAGTAGGAAAGAGACCCAATGTCTCGGTTTGCGTACTGCCCTTCGCCGCAGGCATTCCGATGGGTAGCCCGATCGGCCACTACGCGATGCTGGAATTCGAGGACCCGGCGTCGCCGCCGGCCATTCACCTGGAATCGCTCACTGGAAGCATGTATCTGGAGAAGCCAGGCGAAGTGGCCCAGTACGTGGATGTCACACGTCGCCTGCAACGGCATACGCTGGGTGAGGACGCGAGCAGAAGCCTGCTCCGGAAGATGGTCAAGGAGTTCGAGCAGTGA